A region from the Lolium perenne isolate Kyuss_39 chromosome 4, Kyuss_2.0, whole genome shotgun sequence genome encodes:
- the LOC127292657 gene encoding tricetin 3',4',5'-O-trimethyltransferase, which translates to MGSTGAEMIVIPAANNDEDSCTYAMQLAAACILPMTLKNAIELGMLEILVGAGGKALSPSEVAARLPSTTTNPDAPAMVDRMLRLLASFNVVSCEVEEGKDGLLARRYGPAPVCKWLTPNEDGVSMAALLLMCHDKVTMKSWYHLKDAVLNGGLPFEKAHGMPAFKYHGTDPRFNRVFNEGMKNHSTIITKKLLESYTGFDGLRALVDIGGGTGATIHAITSKYPQLSGVNFDLPHVISEAPPYPGVRHIGGDMFKEVPSGADAILMKWILHDWTDEQCATLLRNCYNALPPHGKVVVVECVLPVNPADASRNAQTVFTIDMIMLTDTPGGKERYQREFEMLAKGAGFANVKATYIYANAWAIEFTK; encoded by the exons ATGGGCTCCACTGGCGCAGAAATGATCGTCATCCCGGCAGCTAACAACGACGAAGACTCATGCACGTACGCGATGCAGCTGGCGGCAGCGTGTATCTTGCCGATGACGCTCAAAAACGCCATCGAGCTAGGCATGCTAGAGATCCTTGTGGGCGCCGGCGGGAAGGCTCTGTCGCCGTCCGAGGTGGCCGCGCGGCTGCCATCGACCACTACCAACCCGGACGCGCCGGCAATGGTGGACCGCATGCTGCGGCTGCTGGCGTCGTTCAACGTGGTGTCGTGCGAGGTGGAGGAGGGTAAGGACGGCCTCCTCGCCCGCCGTTACGGCCCCGCGCCGGTATGTAAGTGGCTCACACCCAACGAGGACGGCGTCTCCATGGCCGCGCTGCTCCTCATGTGCCACGATAAGGTCACTATGAAGAGCTG GTATCATTTGAAGGACGCAGTCCTCAACGGCGGCCTCCCGTTCGAGAAGGCGCACGGGATGCCGGCGTTCAAGTACCACGGCACGGACCCGCGGTTCAATCGCGTGTTTAACGAGGGCATGAAGAAccactccaccatcatcaccaagaAGCTCCTCGAGTCCTACACGGGCTTCGACGGCCTCCGCGCCCTCGTCGACATCGGCGGCGGTACCGGTGCCACCATCCACGCCATTACCTCCAAGTATCCACAACTCAGCGGAGTCAACTTCGACCTCCCCCACGTCATCTCCGAGGCACCGCCATATCCTGGCGTAAGGCACATCGGCGGCGACATGTTCAAGGAGGTTCCGTCCGGCGCTGATGCTATCCTCATGAAGTGGATCCTCCATGACTGGACTGACGAGCAATGTGCGACGCTGCTGAGGAACTGCTATAATGCACTCCCCCCGCACGGCAAGGTGGTCGTAGTGGAGTGTGTCCTACCAGTGAACCCGGCCGATGCCTCGCGCAATGCGCAGACGGTCTTCACGATCGACATGATCATGCTCACGGACACCCCTGGTGGAAAGGAGAGGTACCAGAGGGAATTCGAAATGCTGGCGAAGGGCGCCGGATTCGCCAATGTCAAGGCCACCTACATCTACGCCAACGCTTGGGCCATCGAGTTCACCAAGTAG